The Synchiropus splendidus isolate RoL2022-P1 chromosome 1, RoL_Sspl_1.0, whole genome shotgun sequence genome includes a window with the following:
- the c6 gene encoding complement component C6 isoform X1, translating to MLHRCMMAPFSFFFTLLQLLSWGSLSLACFCDRYPWSSWSICSKTCNHGTQHRSRNVMYDDYFWKNSCQQLCQTKDIRACHEQSCPIDCVLNEFGSWSDCSSCTKKQYRTRSVQRPAQFGGSACSEQLTEERACHPSSDCMIPQMDCKDKFKCDNGRCINTTLTCNRQNDCGDNSEERNCDSYSTVCPTEKRVAPGADLVGNGFDALAQESKGAVLDNMFMGESCTIKRPASTLLYHRIPHNFESFNIKVGEIGDFNNEPQKLHSETINLKRSSSSTHEQCIDIFRKNVCFQLSSNRNAFEASKKTDSEFIRIHQVLPVSTFKVRAPDDLVLSGPFLQFLHALPLEYNYALYREIFLQFGTHYYSSGTLGGHYDMLYQYSREELRSSGESEEHIQGCLAREIAWTAVLYTQHRGHSMCRSNKMTEKYQGSYVKAAQKSFSQVKGGRAREAASLAWEGEDVTPNQAAYRNWVQSVLDNPAVVSYEVLSIIDLVKGIPCAVTKRRHLRRALLQYLQEFDTCKCSPCPNNGRPVRSGGECKCVCQTGTFGENCELRAPDYTSERVDGYWSCWGPWTRCGAFMKRHRTRRCDNPAPQAGGKPCEGPDRNEESCHVSIFEKKETCDNDDDYTVGLMTELPPGVQGCLRPTTPANSFLRKAKEYYYFGEDEEFQCFTGFDLIGFQYINCLPDGTWTAPKGQCTRRICLPPEIPEDMELFPTKEEYKVGDSIGLDCREPKLFPHPSGFYQCSSSFSWEPTLPASLRCTAEIPGEVDTSCGPGQRRQNSKCVCVPRQSCMSDPNDICVLNSDLDLTLSMSTCYFTAARCHGDPLFFISDNLCSAIDAAKLDWGRFRVQFGLKSSVQEPCGLDICYEWETCSASQKCECRPANQCPRSGEHKFCVRLLRMQRIRRMDLCSMAAIKCVGYDLEIVDMGLCES from the exons ATGCTCCATAGGTG CATGATGGCTCCTTTCAGCTTTTTCTTCACACTGCTGCAACTCCTCAGCTGGGGGTCGCTTAGTCTTGCTTGTTTCTGTGACCGCTACCCCTGGAGCTCCTGGTCCATCTGCTCCAAGACCTGCAACCATGGCACTCAGCACAGAAGCAG GAATGTCATGTATGATGATTATTTTTGGAAGAACAGTTGCCAACAGCTGTGCCAGACAAAAGATATAAGAGCATGTCATGAACAGTCGTGTCCGATCGACTGTGTGTTGAACGAGTTCGGATCCTGGTCAGACTGCTCCTCCTGTACCAAGAAACAG TATCGGACACGGTCGGTTCAAAGGCCAGCCCAGTTTGGGGGCTCAGCATGCAGCGAGCAGCTGACAGAGGAGAGAGCCTGCCATCCCTCCAGTGACTGTATGATACCACAGATGGACTGCAAAGACAAATTTAAGTGTGATAATG GTCGCTGCATCAACACAACCCTGACGTGTAACAGACAGAATGACTGTGGAGACAATTCTGAAGAGAGAAACTGCGACAGCTACAGCACTGTGTGTCCGACAGAGAAAAGAGTGGCACCGGGGGCCGACCTGGTGGGGAATGG GTTTGATGCTCTGGCTCAGGAGTCTAAAGGAGCTGTGCTGGACAACATGTTCATGGGAGAAAGTTGCACCATAAAGAGACCTGCGAGCACTTTGCTGTATCACAGAATCCCTCACAACTTTGAGAGCTTTAACATTAAG GTAGGAGAgattggtgacttcaacaatgAGCCACAGAAGCTGCACAGCGAGACTATAAATTTGAAGAGGTCCTCATCATCGACGCATGAACAGTGCATTGACATCTTCAGGAAGAATGTCTGCTTCCAGCTGAGTTCTAACAGGAACGCATTTGAGGCTTCAAAGAAGACG GACTCCGAGTTCATCCGGATTCATCAGGTCCTTCCAGTGTCCACCTTCAAAGTTCGTGCTCCAGATGATTTGGTCTTGTCTGGACCTTTCCTGCAGTTCCTCCATGCCCTCCCTCTGGAGTACAACTACGCCCTCTACAGGGAGATCTTCCTGCAGTTTGGGACGCACTACTACAGCTCGGGCACTCTGGGGGGACACTACGACATGTTATACCAGTACAGTCGAGAGGAACTGAGAAGCTCAG GTGAGTCAGAGGAGCACATCCAAGGATGTTTGGCCAGAGAGATCGCCTGGACCGCCGTCCTCTACACTCAACACCGGGGTCATTCCATGTGCAGGAGCAACAAGATGACTGAAAAATATCAAG GCTCGTATGTCAAAGCAGCACAAAAGTCCTTCTCCCAGGTGAAGGGAGGTCGAGCCAGAGAAGCTGCTTCCCTGGCCTGGGAGGGAGAGGACGTCACTCCAAACCAGGCGGCCTACAGGAACTGGGTTCAGTCTGTCCTGGACAACCCTGCTGTAGTGAGCTATGAG GTGCTCTCCATCATAGACTTGGTGAAGGGGATCCCATGTGCCGTGACAAAGAGGCGGCACTTGAGACGAGCCCTGCTGCAGTACCTCCAGGAGTTTGACACGTGCAAGTGTTCTCCGTGTCCCAACAATGGCAGGCCAGTTCGCTCTGGGGGCGAGTGCAAGTGTGTTTGCCAGACTGGGACATTCGGAGAAAACTGTGAGCTGAGAGCGCCGGACTACACCTCAG AGAGAGTGGACGGCTATTGGAGCTGCTGGGGGCCATGGACCAGATGTGGTGCCTTCATGAAGAGACATCGGACCCGGCGCTGTGATAACCCCGCGCCCCAGGCAGGGGGGAAGCCCTGCGAGGGTCCTGACAGAAATGAGGAGTCATGTCACGTCTCAATTTTTGAGAA AAAAGAGACCTGCGACAATGACGATGACTACACGGTGGGCTTGATGACGGAGCTTCCCCCGGGTGTGCAGGGTTGTCTCAGACCCACAACACCTGCAAACAGCTTCCTCCGG AAAGCAAAGGAGTACTATTACTTtggagaggatgaggagttCCAGTGTTTCACTGGATTTGACCTGATAGGTTTTCAATACATCAACTGTCTTCCTGATGGGACCTGGACTGCCCCGAAGGGACAGTGCACCA GAAGGATATGTCTTCCTCCGGAAATCCCAGAAGACATGGAGCTGTTCCCGACCAAAGAGGAGTACAAAGTTGGTGATTCGATCGGGCTGGATTGCAGGGAGCCAAAATTGTTCCCCCATCCGTCAGGATTCTatcagtgcagcagcagcttcagctgggAGCCGACTTTACCTGCCAGTCTGCGCTGCACTGCGG AAATACCTGGTGAGGTAGACACGTCATGCGGTCCAGGACAGAGACGGCAGAACTCCAAATGTGTCTGTGTCCCGCGCCAGAGCTGCAT gtCGGATCCAAATGACATCTGCGTCCTGAATTCGGACCTTGACTTGACCCTGTCCATGTCCACCTGCTATTTCACTGCCGCACGGTGCCATGGGGATCCTCTCTTCTTTATCAGCGATAATTTGTGCAGCGCTATCGATGCAGCCAAACTTGACTGGGGAAGGTTCAGAGTACAATTTGGGCTGAAGAGTTCCGTTCAGGAGCCCTGCGGTTTGGACATTTGTTATGAGTGGGAGACCTGCTCTG CTTCCCAGAAGTGCGAGTGCAGACCAGCTAACCAGTGTCCTCGCTCCGGAGAGCACAAGTTCTGCGTGAGGTTGCTCCGAATGCAGAGGATTCGCCGCATGGACCTGTGCTCAATGGCTGCCATTAAATGTGTTGGTTATGACCTGGAGATCGTCGACATGGGGTTATGTGAGAGCTGA
- the LOC128766976 gene encoding 5-hydroxytryptamine receptor 1A-beta-like, translating into MAGNRSALEPNSNQSSEAETMEASSQVVTSLLLSALILFSIIGNACVVAAIALERSLQNVANYLIGSLAVTDLMVSVLVLPMAALYQVLNRWTLGQIPCDIFISLDVLCCTSSILHLCAIALDRHCAITEPVDYLRRRTPRRAALLIAVTWLVGFFISVPPMLIMRFQPGSLAEDRANHQQCRIRQDPWYTIISTLSAFYIPLVLMLVLYGRIFRAVRFRIRNTVPKSDSKVSDACMGLSTRTQGDAQKTRSWKRSEEPEHVPVFKSAVDGASVEIIEVNNASSGNPSVHSSSVPLFESRHARAAERSKIALSRERKAVKTLGVIMGTFVLCWLPFFIVALVMPFCQQSCFMPRWLRDVINWLGYSNSLLNPIIYAYFNKDFQCAIKKILKCHYRAT; encoded by the coding sequence ATGGCTGGGAACAGGTCTGCCCTGGAGCCCAATTCCAACCAAAGCTCTGAGGCTGAGACCATGGAAGCGAGCTCCCAGGTGGTCACGTCTCTCCTGCTAAGCGCCCTCATCCTGTTCTCCATCATTGGGAACGCGTGTGTGGTGGCAGCCATTGCcttggagcgctcactccaaaACGTAGCCAACTACTTGATCGGCTCCCTGGCAGTGACAGACCTGATGGTGTCTGTGCTGGTCCTTCCCATGGCAGCACTGTATCAGGTTCTAAACCGATGGACTCTTGGGCAGATTCCATGTGACATCTTCATTTCCCTGGATGTTCTGTGCTgcacctcctccatcctccaccTGTGcgccatcgccctggacagacACTGCGCCATCACCGAGCCCGTCGACTACCTGAGGAGAAGGACTCCCAGGAGAGCTGCACTCCTCATCGCAGTTACTTGGCTGGTCGGGTTCTTCATCTCGGTTCCTCCGATGCTGATCATGCGCTTTCAACCCGGAAGCCTGGCGGAGGACAGAGCCAATCATCAGCAGTGCCGGATCAGACAGGACCCGTGGTACACCATCATCTCCACTTTAAGCGCCTTTTACATCccgctggtgctgatgctggtgTTGTACGGACGGATATTCAGAGCTGTCCGCTTTCGGATCCGGAACACGGTACCTAAATCTGACAGCAAGGTGTCCGATGCCTGTATGGGACTTTCTACGCGGACGCAGGGAGACGCACAGAAGACAAGGAGCTGGAAGAGGAGCGAGGAGCCGGAACACGTGCCCGTGTTCAAATCAGCGGTGGATGGAGCGTCTGTGGAGATCATTGAGGTCAACAACGCGTCCAGCGGAAACCCGTCGGTCCACAGCAGCTCGGTGCCGCTGTTCGAGAGCAGACATGCTCGAGCCGCCGAGAGGAGCAAGATCGCGCTGTCCCGGGAGCGCAAAGCTGTGAAAACTCTGGGCGTCATTATGGGCACCTTCGTCCTCTGTTGGCTGCCCTTCTTTATCGTCGCTCTGGTGATGCCCTTCTGCCAGCAGTCGTGCTTCATGCCCCGCTGGCTGCGGGACGTCATCAACTGGTTGGGCTATTCGAACTCGCTCCTCAACCCGATCATCTACGCTTATTTCAACAAAGACTTTCAGTGCGCCATTAAAAAGATCCTCAAGTGTCACTACCGCGCGACTTAA
- the c6 gene encoding complement component C6 isoform X2: protein MCSAPYGRRRRPRSAGSIAPRGGLAEPGEAALDDSRKTVQEFNSLVALYREQVISVGEISADCHSLRVHMHHARARGCSMARAAHQDLALMSVTGPEDGEIHPDICRLFIQLQCCLEMFITEMLKSMCMLRVLQLQKRRPEGPESEPKMDFRMDESSDVPILEDRSSSPIDFPHELWLVETDIDNIERFFFTLLQLLSWGSLSLACFCDRYPWSSWSICSKTCNHGTQHRSRNVMYDDYFWKNSCQQLCQTKDIRACHEQSCPIDCVLNEFGSWSDCSSCTKKQYRTRSVQRPAQFGGSACSEQLTEERACHPSSDCMIPQMDCKDKFKCDNGRCINTTLTCNRQNDCGDNSEERNCDSYSTVCPTEKRVAPGADLVGNGFDALAQESKGAVLDNMFMGESCTIKRPASTLLYHRIPHNFESFNIKVGEIGDFNNEPQKLHSETINLKRSSSSTHEQCIDIFRKNVCFQLSSNRNAFEASKKTDSEFIRIHQVLPVSTFKVRAPDDLVLSGPFLQFLHALPLEYNYALYREIFLQFGTHYYSSGTLGGHYDMLYQYSREELRSSGESEEHIQGCLAREIAWTAVLYTQHRGHSMCRSNKMTEKYQGSYVKAAQKSFSQVKGGRAREAASLAWEGEDVTPNQAAYRNWVQSVLDNPAVVSYEVLSIIDLVKGIPCAVTKRRHLRRALLQYLQEFDTCKCSPCPNNGRPVRSGGECKCVCQTGTFGENCELRAPDYTSERVDGYWSCWGPWTRCGAFMKRHRTRRCDNPAPQAGGKPCEGPDRNEESCHVSIFEKKETCDNDDDYTVGLMTELPPGVQGCLRPTTPANSFLRKAKEYYYFGEDEEFQCFTGFDLIGFQYINCLPDGTWTAPKGQCTRRICLPPEIPEDMELFPTKEEYKVGDSIGLDCREPKLFPHPSGFYQCSSSFSWEPTLPASLRCTAEIPGEVDTSCGPGQRRQNSKCVCVPRQSCMSDPNDICVLNSDLDLTLSMSTCYFTAARCHGDPLFFISDNLCSAIDAAKLDWGRFRVQFGLKSSVQEPCGLDICYEWETCSASQKCECRPANQCPRSGEHKFCVRLLRMQRIRRMDLCSMAAIKCVGYDLEIVDMGLCES from the exons ATGTGTTCTGCACCGTACGGGCGGAGAAGGCGCCCAAGATCCGCGGGAAGCATCGCTCCCAGAGGGGGTTTGGCGGAGCCGGGAGAGGCGGCCCTGGACGACAGCAGGAAG ACAGTGCAGGAGTTCAACTCCCTGGTGGCTCTGTACCGGGAGCAGGTCATATCTGTGGGGGAGATCTCAGCTGACTGTCACTCTCTGCGGGTACACATGCACCACGCAAGGGCCAGAGGGTGCTCCATGGCACGGGCGGCCCACCAAGACCTCGCACTCATGTCTGTGACAGG GCCAGAAGACGGAGAGATCCACCCTGACATCTGCCGCCTCTTCATCCAGCTGCAGTGTTGTCTGGAGATGTTTATTACTGAGATGCTCAAGTCCATGTGCATGCTCAGAGTGCTGCAGCTGCAAAAGAGAA GACCTGAAGGGCCAGAGTCTGAACCCAAGATGGATTTTAGGATGGATGAAAGCTCTGACGTTCCCATCCTTGAAGACCGTTCCTCCTCCCCGATTGATTTCCCTCATGAACTGTGGCTGGTTGAAACAGATATTGATAACATAGAACG CTTTTTCTTCACACTGCTGCAACTCCTCAGCTGGGGGTCGCTTAGTCTTGCTTGTTTCTGTGACCGCTACCCCTGGAGCTCCTGGTCCATCTGCTCCAAGACCTGCAACCATGGCACTCAGCACAGAAGCAG GAATGTCATGTATGATGATTATTTTTGGAAGAACAGTTGCCAACAGCTGTGCCAGACAAAAGATATAAGAGCATGTCATGAACAGTCGTGTCCGATCGACTGTGTGTTGAACGAGTTCGGATCCTGGTCAGACTGCTCCTCCTGTACCAAGAAACAG TATCGGACACGGTCGGTTCAAAGGCCAGCCCAGTTTGGGGGCTCAGCATGCAGCGAGCAGCTGACAGAGGAGAGAGCCTGCCATCCCTCCAGTGACTGTATGATACCACAGATGGACTGCAAAGACAAATTTAAGTGTGATAATG GTCGCTGCATCAACACAACCCTGACGTGTAACAGACAGAATGACTGTGGAGACAATTCTGAAGAGAGAAACTGCGACAGCTACAGCACTGTGTGTCCGACAGAGAAAAGAGTGGCACCGGGGGCCGACCTGGTGGGGAATGG GTTTGATGCTCTGGCTCAGGAGTCTAAAGGAGCTGTGCTGGACAACATGTTCATGGGAGAAAGTTGCACCATAAAGAGACCTGCGAGCACTTTGCTGTATCACAGAATCCCTCACAACTTTGAGAGCTTTAACATTAAG GTAGGAGAgattggtgacttcaacaatgAGCCACAGAAGCTGCACAGCGAGACTATAAATTTGAAGAGGTCCTCATCATCGACGCATGAACAGTGCATTGACATCTTCAGGAAGAATGTCTGCTTCCAGCTGAGTTCTAACAGGAACGCATTTGAGGCTTCAAAGAAGACG GACTCCGAGTTCATCCGGATTCATCAGGTCCTTCCAGTGTCCACCTTCAAAGTTCGTGCTCCAGATGATTTGGTCTTGTCTGGACCTTTCCTGCAGTTCCTCCATGCCCTCCCTCTGGAGTACAACTACGCCCTCTACAGGGAGATCTTCCTGCAGTTTGGGACGCACTACTACAGCTCGGGCACTCTGGGGGGACACTACGACATGTTATACCAGTACAGTCGAGAGGAACTGAGAAGCTCAG GTGAGTCAGAGGAGCACATCCAAGGATGTTTGGCCAGAGAGATCGCCTGGACCGCCGTCCTCTACACTCAACACCGGGGTCATTCCATGTGCAGGAGCAACAAGATGACTGAAAAATATCAAG GCTCGTATGTCAAAGCAGCACAAAAGTCCTTCTCCCAGGTGAAGGGAGGTCGAGCCAGAGAAGCTGCTTCCCTGGCCTGGGAGGGAGAGGACGTCACTCCAAACCAGGCGGCCTACAGGAACTGGGTTCAGTCTGTCCTGGACAACCCTGCTGTAGTGAGCTATGAG GTGCTCTCCATCATAGACTTGGTGAAGGGGATCCCATGTGCCGTGACAAAGAGGCGGCACTTGAGACGAGCCCTGCTGCAGTACCTCCAGGAGTTTGACACGTGCAAGTGTTCTCCGTGTCCCAACAATGGCAGGCCAGTTCGCTCTGGGGGCGAGTGCAAGTGTGTTTGCCAGACTGGGACATTCGGAGAAAACTGTGAGCTGAGAGCGCCGGACTACACCTCAG AGAGAGTGGACGGCTATTGGAGCTGCTGGGGGCCATGGACCAGATGTGGTGCCTTCATGAAGAGACATCGGACCCGGCGCTGTGATAACCCCGCGCCCCAGGCAGGGGGGAAGCCCTGCGAGGGTCCTGACAGAAATGAGGAGTCATGTCACGTCTCAATTTTTGAGAA AAAAGAGACCTGCGACAATGACGATGACTACACGGTGGGCTTGATGACGGAGCTTCCCCCGGGTGTGCAGGGTTGTCTCAGACCCACAACACCTGCAAACAGCTTCCTCCGG AAAGCAAAGGAGTACTATTACTTtggagaggatgaggagttCCAGTGTTTCACTGGATTTGACCTGATAGGTTTTCAATACATCAACTGTCTTCCTGATGGGACCTGGACTGCCCCGAAGGGACAGTGCACCA GAAGGATATGTCTTCCTCCGGAAATCCCAGAAGACATGGAGCTGTTCCCGACCAAAGAGGAGTACAAAGTTGGTGATTCGATCGGGCTGGATTGCAGGGAGCCAAAATTGTTCCCCCATCCGTCAGGATTCTatcagtgcagcagcagcttcagctgggAGCCGACTTTACCTGCCAGTCTGCGCTGCACTGCGG AAATACCTGGTGAGGTAGACACGTCATGCGGTCCAGGACAGAGACGGCAGAACTCCAAATGTGTCTGTGTCCCGCGCCAGAGCTGCAT gtCGGATCCAAATGACATCTGCGTCCTGAATTCGGACCTTGACTTGACCCTGTCCATGTCCACCTGCTATTTCACTGCCGCACGGTGCCATGGGGATCCTCTCTTCTTTATCAGCGATAATTTGTGCAGCGCTATCGATGCAGCCAAACTTGACTGGGGAAGGTTCAGAGTACAATTTGGGCTGAAGAGTTCCGTTCAGGAGCCCTGCGGTTTGGACATTTGTTATGAGTGGGAGACCTGCTCTG CTTCCCAGAAGTGCGAGTGCAGACCAGCTAACCAGTGTCCTCGCTCCGGAGAGCACAAGTTCTGCGTGAGGTTGCTCCGAATGCAGAGGATTCGCCGCATGGACCTGTGCTCAATGGCTGCCATTAAATGTGTTGGTTATGACCTGGAGATCGTCGACATGGGGTTATGTGAGAGCTGA